From one Magnolia sinica isolate HGM2019 chromosome 18, MsV1, whole genome shotgun sequence genomic stretch:
- the LOC131233420 gene encoding auxin-responsive protein SAUR32-like: MGSGDKHHFHLHLPHLHHSKKDVVRDIPKGCLAIMVGQGEEQQRFVVPIIYFNHPLFMQLLKEAEEEYGFDQKGPITIPCHVAQFQYVQGIIDKENSLHHQHHHVGCFRA, from the coding sequence ATGGGGAGCGGCGACAAGCATCACTTCCACCTGCATTTACCGCATCTCCACCACAGCAAGAAGGATGTAGTGCGGGACATACCAAAGGGCTGTCTCGCGATCATGGTAGGCCAAGGCGAGGAGCAGCAAAGGTTCGTGGTCCCGATCATCTACTTCAACCATCCGCTCTTCATGCAACTCCTCAAGGAAGCCGAGGAAGAGTATGGCTTCGATCAGAAGGGGCCGATCACCATCCCTTGCCACGTGGCGCAGTTTCAATACGTTCAAGGGATTATCGATAAGGAGAATAGCCTTCACCACCAGCACCACCATGTTGgctgttttagggcttga